A genomic window from Spiroplasma endosymbiont of Labia minor includes:
- a CDS encoding nucleotide exchange factor GrpE, whose product MPNDINYIKSTIANLRTTIEKTIEIEPIDLNRKSKKENETEIKQNDVDNPLTNLADLEAYLDQLLFENNRLKEEKLMAVAESQNTVRRMKEKEISIKKYAAEKLAASILPAIDMFRVVLLTPNDNPEIINYLKGFEMIIKQMDNALLETGINQIQTKVGDEFNPEIHQAIEQIETDVAAPEHIATVVSNGYMLHDRVIKHVLVKVAK is encoded by the coding sequence ATGCCAAACGACATTAATTATATTAAATCAACTATTGCAAATTTACGTACTACAATTGAAAAAACAATTGAAATAGAACCAATAGATTTGAATAGAAAATCAAAAAAGGAAAATGAAACAGAAATAAAACAAAATGATGTAGATAATCCATTAACAAACTTAGCAGATTTAGAAGCTTATTTAGATCAGTTATTATTTGAAAACAATCGTTTGAAAGAAGAAAAATTGATGGCTGTTGCTGAATCACAGAATACCGTGCGTAGAATGAAAGAAAAGGAAATTTCAATTAAAAAATACGCAGCTGAGAAATTAGCAGCATCTATTCTACCTGCGATTGATATGTTTAGAGTTGTCTTATTAACACCAAATGATAATCCAGAAATTATAAATTATTTAAAAGGTTTTGAAATGATAATTAAGCAAATGGACAATGCACTTTTAGAAACTGGCATTAATCAAATACAAACAAAAGTAGGGGATGAATTTAATCCAGAAATTCATCAAGCAATAGAACAAATAGAAACAGATGTAGCAGCACCAGAACATATTGCAACTGTTGTTTCTAATGGATACATGTTACATGATCGTGTTATAAAACATGTTTTAGTAAAAGTAGCAAAATAA
- the dnaK gene encoding molecular chaperone DnaK: MAKEKIIGIDLGTTNSVVAIMEGGQPIVLENPEGQRTTPSVVAFKNSNIIVGGAAKRQAVTNINTAISIKRKMGTSEKVELENKLYTPEQISAEILRYMKDYAEKKIGQKITKAVITVPAYFNDAQRKATKDAGTIAGLEVERIINEPTAAALSYGLDKQGKEQKVLVYDLGGGTFDVSVLELADGTYEVLSTSGDNHLGGDDFDEKIIEFIVDGIKKEFGLDLSKDKMALQRCKDEAEKAKINLSSQLEAEISLPFIAMNDSGPVSFSTKISRAEFDKMTKDLVDRTVKPVRDALTEAKLKSSDIDQVLLVGGSTRIPAVQEIVKKELGKEPNRTINPDEVVAMGAAIQAGVLAGDVTDVLLLDVTPLSLGIETLGGVSTKLIERNTTIPTEKSQIFSTAVDNQPAVDINVLQGERPMAADNKSLGQFQLTGIKAAPRGVPQIEVTFKIDVNGIVSVTAKDKETNEEKSITISNSGTLSEEEIKRMVEDAEKNAASDAEKKNNIELRNKAESYLNIMEASMKETSNNATDEQKKESEEFIKSIRELIEKENWKELEAKMSELEQAMKMAAEYAQAQETAKVDAKEEDKKDNDKKDNDKKDNDKKDNDKKE; encoded by the coding sequence ATGGCAAAAGAAAAAATTATCGGAATAGATTTAGGAACTACTAATTCAGTTGTTGCGATTATGGAAGGTGGTCAACCTATCGTGTTGGAAAACCCAGAAGGACAAAGAACAACGCCATCAGTTGTAGCTTTTAAAAATTCAAATATTATTGTAGGTGGAGCTGCAAAACGTCAAGCAGTTACAAATATTAATACAGCAATTTCAATTAAACGTAAAATGGGAACATCAGAAAAAGTTGAATTGGAAAATAAATTGTATACTCCAGAACAAATATCTGCAGAAATTCTTCGTTATATGAAAGATTATGCAGAGAAAAAAATTGGTCAAAAAATAACTAAAGCAGTTATTACTGTACCAGCATACTTTAACGATGCACAACGTAAAGCAACTAAAGATGCAGGTACAATTGCCGGATTAGAAGTTGAACGTATTATTAACGAACCAACTGCTGCAGCATTATCTTACGGATTAGACAAACAAGGTAAGGAGCAAAAAGTGTTAGTTTATGATTTAGGTGGAGGTACATTTGATGTATCTGTGCTTGAATTGGCAGATGGAACTTATGAAGTTTTATCAACTTCTGGAGATAATCACTTAGGTGGCGATGATTTTGATGAAAAAATTATTGAATTTATAGTTGATGGAATTAAAAAAGAATTTGGTTTAGATTTATCAAAAGATAAAATGGCTTTACAACGTTGTAAAGATGAAGCTGAAAAAGCTAAAATTAATTTATCATCACAATTGGAAGCGGAAATTAGTTTACCATTTATAGCTATGAATGATAGTGGACCTGTTTCATTTTCAACCAAAATCTCACGTGCAGAGTTTGATAAAATGACAAAAGATTTAGTTGATAGAACTGTTAAACCAGTACGTGATGCGTTGACTGAGGCTAAATTGAAATCATCTGATATTGATCAAGTACTATTGGTTGGTGGGTCAACACGTATTCCTGCCGTACAAGAAATTGTTAAAAAAGAATTAGGTAAAGAACCAAATAGAACTATTAATCCAGATGAAGTTGTTGCCATGGGAGCAGCAATTCAAGCTGGTGTTTTGGCTGGCGATGTTACTGATGTGTTATTGCTTGATGTAACCCCATTATCTTTAGGAATCGAAACATTAGGTGGAGTTTCAACCAAATTAATTGAACGTAATACAACAATTCCAACAGAAAAATCACAAATTTTTTCAACAGCAGTTGACAATCAACCAGCAGTTGATATTAACGTTTTGCAAGGTGAAAGACCAATGGCTGCAGACAATAAATCACTTGGACAATTTCAATTAACAGGAATTAAAGCAGCACCACGTGGGGTACCACAAATTGAAGTTACATTTAAAATAGATGTTAATGGTATTGTTTCTGTTACTGCAAAAGATAAAGAAACAAATGAAGAAAAGTCTATAACAATTTCAAATTCAGGAACTTTATCTGAAGAAGAAATTAAACGTATGGTTGAAGATGCAGAAAAAAATGCAGCTTCAGATGCAGAGAAAAAAAATAATATTGAATTAAGAAATAAAGCAGAAAGTTATTTAAATATTATGGAAGCTTCTATGAAAGAAACTTCAAATAACGCAACAGATGAACAAAAAAAAGAATCTGAAGAATTTATAAAATCAATTCGTGAATTAATAGAAAAAGAAAATTGAAAAGAACTTGAAGCAAAAATGTCTGAATTAGAACAAGCGATGAAAATGGCTGCAGAGTATGCACAGGCACAAGAAACTGCAAAAGTTGACGCTAAAGAAGAAGACAAAAAAGATAATGATAAAAAAGATAATGATAAAAAAGATAATGATAAAAAAGATAATGATAAAAAAGAATAA
- a CDS encoding DnaJ C-terminal domain-containing protein, translating to MADKQKRDYYEVLGVSKDANTDEIKKAYRKLAKQYHPDMNQSADAEEKFKEASEAAEILLDSKKRSMYDQFGHSGVNGQYANAGFGGFEDIFKNMRQGTSSDFFEDILSDIFGNTGFGGFGGFGQRTSSKRRSSINKDVIINATFNWKEILFGTTKNTELQLNKECDSCHGTGAEKSSDIVTCDSCNGRGTVIVIQDLGIAKFQTQQTCPKCKGQGKIIKNKCKSCNGDGTKSYTKTIELKLPQGIHPGEQVLFKGFGNYDAETKITGNLYVNIDVKESNKISMARNGEDMIMLLNISFVDAILGNKIDVESLDGIVSITLPQGLKNESKIVVKNKGFYRDQKSTRRGDLIIIANIVVPKKDDMSTAEQQMLDILSKSQEWKPDNSLDF from the coding sequence ATGGCAGATAAACAAAAAAGAGATTATTATGAAGTATTAGGTGTTTCAAAAGATGCAAACACAGATGAAATAAAAAAAGCTTATCGTAAATTAGCTAAGCAATATCATCCTGATATGAACCAATCAGCAGATGCTGAAGAAAAATTTAAGGAAGCTTCAGAAGCTGCTGAAATACTGTTAGACAGTAAAAAAAGAAGCATGTATGATCAATTCGGGCATTCTGGTGTTAATGGTCAATATGCTAATGCAGGTTTTGGTGGCTTTGAAGATATTTTCAAAAATATGCGTCAAGGTACTTCATCGGATTTCTTCGAAGATATTTTATCTGATATTTTTGGTAATACAGGTTTTGGTGGATTTGGCGGTTTCGGACAAAGAACGAGTTCAAAGCGTAGATCATCAATAAATAAAGATGTCATAATTAATGCAACTTTTAATTGAAAAGAAATTTTATTTGGAACAACAAAAAACACTGAACTTCAATTAAATAAAGAATGTGATTCGTGTCATGGTACTGGAGCTGAAAAATCCAGTGATATTGTTACATGTGATTCATGTAATGGGCGTGGAACTGTGATAGTTATTCAAGATTTAGGAATTGCAAAATTTCAAACACAACAAACTTGTCCAAAATGTAAAGGTCAAGGAAAAATTATTAAAAACAAATGTAAATCATGTAATGGCGATGGTACTAAAAGTTATACAAAAACAATTGAACTTAAATTACCACAAGGAATTCATCCTGGTGAACAAGTTCTTTTTAAAGGTTTTGGTAATTATGATGCAGAGACTAAAATAACAGGTAATTTATATGTAAATATAGATGTAAAAGAGTCAAATAAAATTTCAATGGCAAGAAATGGCGAAGACATGATAATGCTTTTAAATATTTCATTTGTAGATGCCATTTTAGGAAATAAAATTGATGTAGAATCTTTGGATGGAATTGTATCAATAACTTTACCACAGGGATTAAAAAATGAATCAAAAATTGTAGTTAAAAACAAAGGTTTTTATAGAGACCAAAAATCTACCAGACGAGGTGATTTGATAATTATTGCAAATATTGTTGTACCTAAAAAAGATGATATGTCGACAGCTGAACAGCAAATGTTAGATATTTTGTCAAAATCACAGGAATGAAAACCTGATAATTCGTTAGATTTTTAG
- the mnmA gene encoding tRNA 2-thiouridine(34) synthase MnmA: MKKKVIVGLSGGVDSSVVAYLLKKEGYDVEGLFMRNWDSSTNGDIEGNPNNNAEICPQEQDYIDAKLVADKLNIKLHRIDFVKEYWNYVFTYFLEEYQNGRTPNPDILCNKYIKFDKFLNFAINELNADKIAMGHYAGVRFNDNNDEYEMMKAVDENKDQTYFLSKLNQHQLSKTLFPLQKYTKAEVRKIASEQGLITANKKDSTGICFIGERNFTKFLQNYIPNIPGDIVDIDTNEIIGKHIGVMYYTIGQRKGLNLGGNSEPYYVAKKDIEKRIIFVAKLSNDKYLFSKSCEVVNLNLIGTLTNYVDNNDSFECTAKFRYRQPDVKVYVKRNSKNSLSVIFENPMRAITEGQEAVFYLNNLCLGGGTIVNVYR; this comes from the coding sequence ATGAAAAAAAAAGTTATTGTTGGTTTATCTGGTGGCGTTGATTCATCGGTAGTTGCATATCTTCTGAAAAAAGAAGGATATGATGTAGAAGGATTATTTATGCGAAATTGAGACAGTAGCACAAATGGTGATATTGAAGGTAACCCAAATAATAATGCAGAGATATGTCCTCAAGAACAAGATTATATAGATGCGAAACTTGTTGCTGATAAATTAAACATAAAATTACATCGTATAGATTTTGTTAAAGAATATTGAAACTATGTTTTTACTTATTTTTTAGAGGAATATCAAAATGGTAGAACACCAAATCCAGATATTCTATGTAATAAATATATTAAATTTGATAAATTTTTAAATTTCGCAATTAATGAGTTAAATGCAGATAAAATTGCAATGGGTCATTATGCTGGGGTTCGTTTTAATGATAATAATGATGAATATGAAATGATGAAAGCAGTTGATGAAAATAAAGATCAAACTTATTTTTTAAGCAAATTAAATCAACATCAATTATCTAAAACTTTATTTCCACTACAAAAATATACAAAAGCAGAAGTCAGAAAAATAGCATCAGAACAAGGACTGATTACTGCAAATAAAAAAGATTCAACAGGTATTTGTTTCATAGGCGAAAGAAATTTTACAAAATTTTTACAAAATTATATACCAAATATTCCTGGAGATATTGTAGATATTGACACAAATGAAATTATAGGAAAACATATAGGTGTTATGTATTATACTATCGGGCAACGAAAAGGATTGAATTTAGGTGGAAATTCAGAACCATATTATGTTGCAAAAAAAGATATTGAAAAAAGAATTATTTTTGTGGCTAAATTATCAAATGATAAATACTTATTTTCAAAAAGTTGTGAAGTTGTTAATTTAAATTTAATTGGTACACTAACAAATTATGTAGATAATAACGATAGTTTTGAATGCACAGCAAAATTTAGATATCGTCAACCAGATGTAAAAGTATACGTTAAAAGAAATAGCAAAAATTCACTATCAGTTATTTTTGAAAATCCAATGCGTGCAATTACAGAAGGACAAGAAGCGGTTTTTTATTTAAATAATCTTTGCTTGGGCGGAGGTACCATTGTAAATGTTTATAGATAA
- a CDS encoding DUF2779 domain-containing protein, translated as MLKNKISKENFKRAYASCFKLAFLMNSEENFNKVIKWTIDKQITTIDKKIEHDIKSENFNSNEPSIDLFNTYLNIELQKHKELLDEDQYMSDEEIENFTNDFKKNWFDTDIDFDVENSTAESIIDGNAVGAKAREYFDLISFRNKTKTKTLENFSFKKALSETNKLIYSKEIFNYEFLYEAAFMWDAENLRTQCDILKIKKNFHVELYEVKATTTAKTEHLFDILYQKYILEKNGFIVDNVFLLNINSKYELGNNVLVDKSFGDIAKDEYNYFLQSKNNCIEYNSFKNNLDEILEKTDNLVKSDLNLELFFKFDDFSSKSKAKNKTTLVFEKLTTFFDFECTVEELLIELDNYLSLSDEKILTDFKFGYCKCKKNLNSIKKINVTRDKFDKDNNQIVCTHFVEWFDKNEFSVFDIGLKKTNALNLAKNVSSFYLKKINENNIMLPLNKNGKTIYDYPDSYHALSVTLKYIMQNNISSIEIINKKMLKNLNSFSELFLKYPVYHYDFETMKTAIPIFENTCSYQQIPFQYSLDVMTDESWIEKINNNNNLDFMPHYEHISEIDIEKNNFDPRFSFVKNFIKNCFRHGPGTYVSYNESFEKSVLKRLAITYPSLKEPIYFIIQNTIDLMKFFSGITLKNPLILSNKDSITLNKYSIYHPNFRGSYSIKTTQPVLYPKLSYSDLIINKGDKTSYIYRMIATKTSPFFEQYKDKFRYDMLVYCNRDTMAMVVLLYEILKIIREANDESKN; from the coding sequence ATGTTAAAGAATAAAATTTCAAAAGAAAATTTCAAAAGAGCTTATGCAAGTTGTTTTAAACTTGCATTTTTAATGAATTCCGAAGAAAATTTTAACAAAGTGATTAAATGAACAATAGATAAACAAATAACAACAATTGACAAAAAAATAGAGCATGATATTAAATCTGAAAATTTTAATAGTAATGAACCATCTATTGATTTATTTAACACTTATTTAAATATTGAATTGCAAAAGCATAAAGAATTATTAGACGAAGATCAATATATGTCTGATGAGGAAATTGAAAATTTTACAAATGATTTTAAAAAAAATTGATTTGATACAGATATAGATTTTGATGTAGAGAATTCAACAGCAGAATCAATAATAGATGGAAATGCAGTTGGTGCAAAAGCAAGAGAATATTTCGATTTAATTTCTTTTAGAAATAAAACAAAGACAAAAACTTTAGAAAATTTTTCTTTTAAAAAAGCTTTAAGTGAGACTAATAAATTAATTTATTCTAAAGAAATTTTTAATTACGAGTTTTTATATGAGGCAGCTTTTATGTGAGATGCTGAAAATTTAAGAACACAATGTGATATTTTGAAAATCAAAAAAAATTTTCATGTTGAATTATACGAAGTGAAAGCAACTACAACAGCAAAAACTGAACATTTATTTGATATTTTATATCAAAAATATATTTTAGAGAAAAATGGATTCATTGTTGATAATGTTTTTCTGTTGAATATAAATTCAAAATATGAATTAGGTAATAATGTTTTAGTTGATAAATCTTTCGGGGATATTGCAAAAGATGAGTACAATTATTTTTTGCAATCAAAAAATAATTGTATAGAATATAATTCTTTCAAAAATAATTTGGATGAAATATTAGAAAAAACAGATAATCTTGTTAAAAGTGACCTTAATTTAGAATTATTTTTTAAATTTGATGATTTTTCAAGTAAAAGTAAAGCAAAAAATAAAACTACATTAGTTTTTGAAAAATTGACAACTTTTTTTGATTTTGAATGTACAGTTGAGGAGTTACTTATTGAACTTGATAATTATTTGTCACTTAGTGATGAAAAAATATTGACAGATTTCAAATTTGGATATTGTAAATGTAAAAAAAATTTAAATTCAATTAAAAAAATAAATGTAACAAGAGATAAATTTGATAAAGACAATAATCAAATAGTTTGTACCCATTTTGTTGAATGATTTGATAAAAACGAATTTTCAGTTTTTGATATTGGATTAAAAAAAACTAATGCTTTAAATTTAGCAAAAAATGTCAGTTCTTTCTATTTGAAAAAAATTAATGAAAATAATATCATGCTACCATTGAACAAAAATGGTAAAACAATTTATGATTATCCTGATTCATATCACGCTTTATCGGTTACATTAAAATATATTATGCAAAATAATATTTCGTCAATTGAAATTATTAATAAAAAAATGCTAAAAAATTTGAATTCATTTTCTGAATTATTTTTGAAATATCCAGTTTATCACTATGATTTTGAAACAATGAAAACGGCAATACCTATTTTTGAAAATACATGTTCATATCAACAAATACCATTTCAATATTCATTAGATGTAATGACAGATGAATCATGAATTGAAAAAATTAATAATAATAATAATTTAGATTTTATGCCACATTATGAACATATAAGTGAAATTGATATAGAAAAAAATAATTTTGATCCTCGCTTTTCATTTGTGAAAAATTTTATAAAGAATTGTTTTAGACATGGACCTGGAACTTATGTTTCATATAATGAAAGTTTTGAAAAAAGTGTTTTAAAAAGATTGGCAATTACATATCCGAGTTTAAAAGAACCTATTTATTTTATAATTCAAAATACAATAGATTTAATGAAATTTTTTTCTGGTATTACTTTAAAAAATCCTTTGATATTATCAAACAAAGATTCAATAACATTGAATAAATATTCAATATACCATCCGAATTTTAGGGGTAGTTATTCAATTAAAACAACTCAACCTGTTTTGTATCCCAAATTATCTTATAGTGATTTGATTATAAATAAAGGTGATAAAACAAGTTATATATACAGAATGATTGCTACGAAAACATCACCATTTTTCGAACAATACAAAGATAAGTTTAGATATGATATGTTAGTATATTGTAATCGTGATACAATGGCAATGGTTGTTCTTTTGTATGAAATATTAAAAATAATTAGGGAGGCTAACGATGAATCAAAAAATTAG
- the fmt gene encoding methionyl-tRNA formyltransferase produces the protein MNQKIRVVFFGTSEIAAEILESMLDINIEVVAVVSQPDKSVGRKQVITMTPVKTVALKHNLLIFQPNKVIEIQEKLKKLTPDTIVTCAYGQKLPQEILSICPNKCFNFHASLLPKYRGGAPIQYSIWKGENETGISIMQMIQEMDAGEYYIQRKIIINDNETYATLLKKLIELGKKMVKEDLLKVINNEYTPIKQDYANVTFASIISKDDEHIKVTDSAIEIERQIRAFTPSPGCYLILNDIRYKIIEARLLTVNDHFPVTLIIHPPGHIVHVGNEGITFQTGSKFLVITKIQKEGKKPIDASLYFKNKLPDIKTGMLFK, from the coding sequence ATGAATCAAAAAATTAGAGTAGTTTTTTTTGGAACTTCAGAAATTGCAGCAGAAATACTAGAAAGCATGTTAGATATTAACATAGAAGTTGTTGCAGTTGTAAGTCAACCAGATAAATCAGTTGGAAGAAAACAAGTAATTACAATGACACCTGTAAAAACTGTTGCATTAAAACACAATTTATTAATTTTTCAACCAAATAAAGTTATAGAAATACAAGAAAAATTAAAAAAATTAACACCAGATACGATTGTTACTTGTGCTTACGGTCAAAAACTACCACAAGAAATTTTATCTATTTGCCCGAATAAATGTTTTAACTTTCATGCGAGTTTATTACCAAAATATAGAGGTGGTGCACCTATTCAATATTCAATATGAAAAGGTGAAAATGAAACTGGTATTTCTATTATGCAAATGATCCAGGAAATGGACGCAGGAGAATATTATATTCAAAGAAAAATTATTATAAATGATAATGAAACGTATGCAACTTTATTAAAAAAATTAATTGAGTTGGGTAAAAAAATGGTTAAAGAAGATTTATTGAAAGTAATTAACAATGAATATACACCAATAAAACAAGATTATGCAAATGTTACTTTTGCGTCAATTATTTCAAAGGATGATGAACATATCAAAGTTACAGATTCTGCAATTGAAATTGAAAGACAAATTAGAGCATTTACTCCATCTCCTGGCTGTTATTTAATTTTAAATGATATTCGCTACAAAATTATAGAGGCTAGGTTATTAACAGTTAATGATCACTTTCCTGTAACTTTAATTATACATCCACCAGGTCATATTGTTCATGTCGGAAATGAAGGAATTACATTTCAAACAGGTTCTAAATTTTTGGTAATAACAAAAATTCAAAAAGAAGGTAAAAAACCAATTGACGCTTCTCTATATTTTAAAAATAAATTACCAGATATTAAAACGGGAATGCTTTTTAAATAA
- a CDS encoding HAD-IIB family hydrolase: protein MYRFKSLKYLLTAILIISVLIAIGYVSSFIKISINSNFQISDGIFFSLTAFIPGPMMLIVGIIYSPLLDLLMGSIIYMPFTLLIHILMWSVIYFFKKFLTVYVAFLISSILTLLYVLIAFIIYDKTVAILELITDSIQLSISFVISSIIFFSLNRLNKKSKNKIWNDNLFEIYKVKKNTIKWWFTDYDGTFDRSNNDEIDQADLEFAKEWIDGGNQFIIASGRMYNEIKERIEKHSIPYDYIISQNGASLYANNGKLISSHTFSNQQKLKLYNYLKNIPEIALAFCENDQRIEWKYELFDFLKNDKYMGKTYIPEEVSFEQKTKRFMNSKNITVVFVFMKPDLMKSFVEEFNSKNNDMRAVITYDILVEIILSKVSKATAIKDLMSLNRIDINDIYTSGDSYNDVEMLNMTKNSFVMDSAPTNVKCYGEHEISKVSDIKKYILFL from the coding sequence ATGTATAGATTTAAATCTTTGAAATATTTATTAACAGCAATATTAATAATTAGTGTCTTAATTGCAATCGGTTATGTTAGTTCTTTTATAAAAATATCAATCAATAGCAATTTTCAAATTTCAGATGGTATATTTTTCAGCTTAACAGCATTTATACCTGGACCAATGATGCTAATAGTAGGTATTATTTATTCTCCTCTCTTGGATTTATTGATGGGTTCAATTATTTATATGCCATTCACATTATTGATACATATTTTAATGTGATCAGTAATTTATTTTTTTAAAAAATTTTTAACAGTTTATGTGGCTTTCTTAATTTCATCTATTTTAACTTTATTATATGTGCTAATAGCATTTATAATATATGATAAAACTGTTGCAATTTTAGAATTAATAACAGATTCTATTCAACTTTCAATTTCATTTGTAATAAGTAGTATTATATTTTTTTCTTTGAATAGATTAAATAAAAAATCTAAAAATAAAATTTGAAATGACAATTTATTTGAAATATACAAAGTAAAAAAAAATACAATCAAATGATGATTTACAGATTATGATGGAACTTTTGATAGATCAAATAATGATGAAATAGATCAAGCTGATTTAGAATTTGCAAAGGAATGAATTGATGGTGGAAACCAATTTATTATTGCATCAGGTAGAATGTATAATGAAATTAAAGAAAGAATTGAAAAACATTCAATTCCATATGATTACATAATATCTCAAAATGGAGCTTCGCTATATGCAAATAACGGCAAATTAATTTCATCTCATACATTTTCTAATCAACAAAAGTTAAAACTTTATAATTATTTAAAAAATATTCCAGAAATTGCTTTAGCATTTTGCGAAAATGATCAAAGAATAGAATGAAAATATGAATTATTCGATTTTTTAAAAAATGATAAATATATGGGTAAAACATATATTCCAGAGGAAGTTAGTTTTGAACAGAAAACAAAAAGATTCATGAATTCCAAAAATATTACTGTTGTATTTGTTTTTATGAAACCTGATTTAATGAAATCATTTGTTGAAGAGTTCAACAGTAAAAATAATGATATGCGAGCAGTTATTACATATGATATTCTTGTTGAAATAATCTTATCAAAAGTTTCAAAAGCAACAGCTATTAAAGATTTAATGAGCTTAAATAGAATTGATATCAATGATATATATACTTCTGGTGATTCATATAATGATGTTGAAATGTTAAATATGACAAAAAACTCATTTGTAATGGACAGTGCACCAACTAATGTTAAATGTTATGGGGAACATGAAATTTCTAAAGTTTCAGATATCAAAAAATATATTTTATTTTTATAA
- the efp gene encoding elongation factor P codes for MQVNDLRRGMAFVYENNLFVVLDQTFTKTGRAQGHVKLKVKNMKTGARTELTFTGGDKIEKAIIEKKEMQYLYNDGINAILMDTETYEQIELPISKLEWELNFLIDGAMISMTESNGEFLGIELPDKVELTIAETELAVAGNTNSGAQKKAILITGLEIQVPQFIKSGEKVLISTIDGKYTGRSN; via the coding sequence ATGCAGGTAAACGATTTAAGACGTGGAATGGCATTTGTGTATGAAAATAATTTATTTGTTGTTTTAGACCAGACATTTACAAAAACTGGTCGTGCACAAGGACATGTAAAATTAAAAGTTAAAAATATGAAAACCGGTGCAAGGACAGAATTAACATTTACTGGTGGCGACAAAATAGAAAAAGCAATTATAGAAAAAAAAGAAATGCAATATTTATACAACGATGGTATAAATGCAATATTAATGGACACAGAAACTTATGAACAAATAGAATTACCTATTTCAAAATTAGAATGAGAATTAAATTTTTTGATTGATGGTGCAATGATTTCTATGACAGAATCAAATGGAGAATTTTTAGGAATAGAATTACCAGATAAAGTAGAATTAACCATTGCAGAAACAGAACTAGCAGTTGCTGGAAACACAAATTCTGGAGCACAAAAAAAAGCAATATTGATAACTGGATTGGAAATACAAGTGCCACAATTCATTAAATCAGGAGAGAAAGTTTTAATTTCAACGATTGATGGTAAATACACAGGCAGATCAAATTAA
- a CDS encoding MMB_0454 family protein, with the protein MYVVIQKNTRGVLEIEEKALIDLITYLVRTNSKNLDSDDIKVHIFVKHEVVLFVNIELFISNIDEQIQDENNITSVIEEAIVQTLQIKPKNVSYVYTHK; encoded by the coding sequence ATGTATGTCGTTATTCAAAAGAACACTAGAGGAGTTTTAGAAATTGAAGAAAAAGCTTTGATTGATTTAATTACTTATCTCGTAAGAACAAACAGTAAAAATTTAGATTCGGATGATATTAAAGTTCACATTTTTGTTAAACACGAAGTTGTTTTATTTGTAAATATTGAATTATTTATATCTAATATAGACGAACAAATTCAGGATGAAAATAATATAACATCAGTTATTGAAGAGGCGATTGTTCAAACTTTGCAAATAAAACCTAAAAATGTTTCATATGTATATACACATAAATAA